Sequence from the Spirochaetales bacterium genome:
TCTCACAAGTAATATTGATTTTATCATTGAGTCTTGCATCTATCTCTAATACATTATATTGTTGTTATGACACCGGGTTTTACCGCTTTTCTCAGAAATCAACCTGATTTTCAACTATTTTGACATTTGCCTGTATAATAAACAATAAACCTTTTTGGGTAACTGTACGTGAGAAAAGCGGATTAATGACAAAGGAGAAGCAGCGGATGACGCGGATTTTGCGGACATATTACTTGACACCTCGCAAATTTGAAGTTAGACTTCCAATATGCAAGGTTATGTTGAACGGGCGGCCACGAAACTTATCACACGGAAATTAGCCAACAATCCGGCCGCCGCCATTATCGGGCCACGGCAATGCGGCAAGTCCACACTCGCCCGTCATATTCTGAAAGAATACACGGACGCTTTGTATCTCGATCTGGAAAAACCGTCAGATGTCAACAAGCTGCGCGATCCCGAGGCTTTTTTTTCCGTCAATAAGGATAAACTCGTCTGTCTCGATGAAATCCAAAGGCGGCCCGATCTGTTCCCCTTATTGAGGAGTATCCTTGATGAACGAAACCGGAACGGCCAGTTGCTTATTCTCGGATCGGCATCGCCGGAACTGCTAAAGCAAAGCTCAGAATCATTGGCGGGGCGCATTTCTTTTATCGAACTTACGCCTTTTTACATCGAAGAACTGGCCGAACCCGAGAAAATCGATACAATCAGGGGCCTGTGGCTCAAGGGTGGATTCCCCAGAAGCTGGCTCGCGCAATCGAGCGAAGAAAGCTTCGAATGGCGGCAGGATTTTATAAGGACATTTCTCGAAAGGGATATCCCCGGATTGGGTTTCAATATAACAGGCAGAAAAATGGACCGGTTTCTGACCATGTGCGCCCATGTTACGGGTCAGCTTTTAAACAGCTCGAAACTGGGTGCGTCGCTGGGCGTAAGCGGACACACCGTCCGTTCGTACATCGATCTTCTCGAGCATGCGTTCATGATAAGGATCCTCCTGCCTTATGAGATAAATGTCAAAAAAAGACTCGTGAAATCGCCGAAAGTGTATATCCGGGATACGGGGATCCTCCACGCCCTGCTTTCAATCGCGTCGTTTAACGAGCTTCTCGGCAACCCGGTCTGCGGCCCGTCATGGGAGGCCTTTGCCATAGAGAACATCCTTTCCGGCATAAGGAACCGGAAGCCCTTTTTCTACCGGACCGCAGCGGGCGCCGAAGTCGACCTGGTCCTCGCAGGGGCGAACGGGATTATCGCGATCGAGTGCAAGCTTTCGACGTCTCCCGCTCCATCAAAGGGGTTCTGGAACGCCCTCGACGATCTTTCTCCTTCCTGGTCATGGATCATCGCCCCCGTGAAGGAGATGTACACCATCGAAAGAGGAGTCACGGTCGGTTCCCCGTTTCATTTTCTGGAG
This genomic interval carries:
- a CDS encoding ATP-binding protein, producing MQGYVERAATKLITRKLANNPAAAIIGPRQCGKSTLARHILKEYTDALYLDLEKPSDVNKLRDPEAFFSVNKDKLVCLDEIQRRPDLFPLLRSILDERNRNGQLLILGSASPELLKQSSESLAGRISFIELTPFYIEELAEPEKIDTIRGLWLKGGFPRSWLAQSSEESFEWRQDFIRTFLERDIPGLGFNITGRKMDRFLTMCAHVTGQLLNSSKLGASLGVSGHTVRSYIDLLEHAFMIRILLPYEINVKKRLVKSPKVYIRDTGILHALLSIASFNELLGNPVCGPSWEAFAIENILSGIRNRKPFFYRTAAGAEVDLVLAGANGIIAIECKLSTSPAPSKGFWNALDDLSPSWSWIIAPVKEMYTIERGVTVGSPFHFLESSGW